The Mesoplasma tabanidae sequence TTTTTTTGAAAGAGAAGATAATAACTATAGGTATACAACAGTTGAAAACTTGCAATGATTTAAAATGGTTTTTTTATTAAGAACAGCTGGAATGGAAATTAAAAATATAAAAGAATATATTAATCTATGTATGGAAGGGGATTCAACAATTCCCCAAAGATTAAAAATAATTCAAGATCAAAAAAAAGATTTAGTTTTAAAAATTAAGGGATTACAATCTGAACTTGAAGTGTTAACAAGTAAAGAAAAACACTACAAAAAAATTCTTGAAGAAAATATACTTGATGATTGGAACCCGGTAAATTTTGAAGAAATTATACAAAGAAAATTAAAATAATATTTTTTTGCTTGCCTTATAGTAACTATAATGTTTTAAAATCAATTCATAATCGTATAAAGGAGATTTTAAAATGAAAAATAAAATATGATTCGTAACAGGAGCTGGACAAGGGATTGGACTAGTTGTTACAAAAGAATTATTGAAAAAAGGACATAAAGTTATTGCAACAAGTCGTAATAAAGATAAAATTGAACAAGCTATTGGAGATAATGAAAATTTATTAGCTTTATCAGTAGATATCAAAGATTTAAAGGCAATTGAAAAAGCAGTTGAATTAGGAGTTAAAAAATTTGGTGGAATTGACATCTTATTAAATAATGCTGGTTACTCACAAATGTGAACTTTTGAAGAAACTGAAATGGAAGATGTTAAAAATAACATTGAAACTAACTTAATTGGTACTTTAAATGTTACACATGCAGTTTTACCAGTAATGCGTAAACAAAAACATGGTCACGTTTACATTACTTCATCAGCTTGAGGATATGGCGCTGTTCCTTACAACAGTATTTATGCTTTAGTTAAATTTGGATTAGATGGTTTTGCAGAATCAATGAGTCATGAATTAAAAACTGTGGGAATTAGCATTTCAAGTATTAAGCCTGGAGGAGTAAGAACAAACTTCTTAACTTCAGACTCTTTACAAACTGGAAAATCAACAATTGATGAATACTCAGCAGGTAGAGATGAATGAGTTAACACAGTTAAATCATGAAACGGTTACCAAGACGGAAATCCACAAAAATATGCAGAATTTATTATCGGTTTAACTGAAAATGATTCTGTACCACCAATGCATATATTTGCAGGAAGAGATTCATATGAAATTGCTAAAAATAAAATTGCAGCAGTTCA is a genomic window containing:
- a CDS encoding MerR family transcriptional regulator; translation: MNNTTTNSKNINENIKVIKKQKLGIKEIASIFEVSEQTIRFYDSKGLLPFFEREDNNYRYTTVENLQWFKMVFLLRTAGMEIKNIKEYINLCMEGDSTIPQRLKIIQDQKKDLVLKIKGLQSELEVLTSKEKHYKKILEENILDDWNPVNFEEIIQRKLK
- a CDS encoding SDR family oxidoreductase → MKNKIWFVTGAGQGIGLVVTKELLKKGHKVIATSRNKDKIEQAIGDNENLLALSVDIKDLKAIEKAVELGVKKFGGIDILLNNAGYSQMWTFEETEMEDVKNNIETNLIGTLNVTHAVLPVMRKQKHGHVYITSSAWGYGAVPYNSIYALVKFGLDGFAESMSHELKTVGISISSIKPGGVRTNFLTSDSLQTGKSTIDEYSAGRDEWVNTVKSWNGYQDGNPQKYAEFIIGLTENDSVPPMHIFAGRDSYEIAKNKIAAVQKDMDQLEAKATNLHF